GCCAGTCTAGATGCGTTCAGGCGTTATCGTGCCTCGTTTGCTGCTGCGGATGAAGTCGAGGAGCTTCATGACCTGGGAGAAGTTGCCAAGCTCTGTCTCGACCTGCTGCATGACTTCGTTGCGTTCCTGGTTGGAGCGCCAGATCAGCTTGTAGGCGGATTTCAGGGCGTGAATCTCCTCGGAGGAAAACCCGTGCCTGCGCAAACCGATGAGGTTGAGCCCGCGCAATGTGGCGCGTTCGCCGACGGCCAGCATGAAGGGCGGCACGTCCTGGGCAACACCGGTTTTTCCGCCGATGAATGCGAAGTCACCGATGTTCACGAATTGGTGCACGGCCGAAAGACCGCCCACAACAACTTCATTGCCTACGACGACATGCCCGGCAAGGGTCGCGGCATTGGCCAGGACGTTGTTGTCTCCGACCACGCAGTCGTGCGCGATGTGGGAGTAGGCCATCATCAGGTTGTCCGACCCGACCTGGGTTATTCCGCCGCCGCCTTCGGTGCCGCGGTGGATGGTCGAAAATTCGCGGATTCTGTTGCGGTCCCCGATGACGAGCCTGCTCTCTTCCCCGCCGAATTTGAGATCCTGTGGTTCACCGCCGACGCAGGCCATGGAATGGATATGGTTTTTCGTGCCAAGGGTAGTAAAGCGCTTGATCTGGGCTCCGGCGTCGATGACGGTCTCGTCACCGATGTGAACCCCGTCTTCGATAACGGCAAACGGGCCGACCGTGACACCGGTGCCAAGATACGCATCCGGATGAACTACCGCTGAAGGGTGTATGTTTGTTTGCATCAGTCTTCCCTCGGAACCACGGAAGCGGTCAGGATGCCCTCAGCCACGACCTTTCCGTCGACCATGGCCTTGCCGTTGGTTTTCCACATGCTCATCTTGTGGCGTTCGTAGGTGACGTGCAGATGTAGCTGGTCACCGGGAAAAACGGGGCGACGAAAGCGAACTTTTTCCATTCC
This sequence is a window from Desulfomicrobium apsheronum. Protein-coding genes within it:
- the lpxA gene encoding acyl-ACP--UDP-N-acetylglucosamine O-acyltransferase; its protein translation is MQTNIHPSAVVHPDAYLGTGVTVGPFAVIEDGVHIGDETVIDAGAQIKRFTTLGTKNHIHSMACVGGEPQDLKFGGEESRLVIGDRNRIREFSTIHRGTEGGGGITQVGSDNLMMAYSHIAHDCVVGDNNVLANAATLAGHVVVGNEVVVGGLSAVHQFVNIGDFAFIGGKTGVAQDVPPFMLAVGERATLRGLNLIGLRRHGFSSEEIHALKSAYKLIWRSNQERNEVMQQVETELGNFSQVMKLLDFIRSSKRGTITPERI